A stretch of Anaeromyxobacter dehalogenans 2CP-1 DNA encodes these proteins:
- the aceF gene encoding dihydrolipoyllysine-residue acetyltransferase: MRTIEVKVPNIGDYKDVPVIDVLVKPGEQVDADAPLVTLESDKATLDVPAPAAGTIREVKVKVGDRVSEGSLVVTLEASDGQAKAEAPAAPAQAAPPKPAAAAPAPAPSPAPAAPSAPPAAASPAGAPRTVEVKVPNIGDFKDVPVIEVLVKPGDRVEADAPLATLESEKATLDVPAPAAGTIREVALKAGDKVSEGSLVAILDAVAPAAATTAAAPAPSQPAAAPAAKAAAPPPAPSPAAPPVAPETGAQGQVPHASPSVRKLARELGVNLGRVEGSGPRGRILQDDVQKFVKASLARLESGGGGGGALDLAPWPKVDFTRFGPVERQPLSRIRKLSRTNLARNWVMIPHVTQFDEADITELERFRVELNREHEKQGVKVTLLAFLVKACVAAMRRFPELNASLDGDELVLKRYFHVGFAADTPQGLVVPVLKDADQKGVLQLAKELGELAAKARDGKLSPADVQGGCFSISSLGGIGGTAFTPIINAPEVAILGVSRSAMRPVWDGTQFQPRLMLPLSLSYDHRVIDGALAARITTYLAQLLGDMRRIVL, encoded by the coding sequence ATGCGCACCATCGAGGTCAAGGTCCCGAACATCGGCGACTACAAGGACGTCCCGGTCATCGACGTGCTGGTGAAGCCCGGCGAGCAGGTGGACGCCGACGCGCCGCTGGTCACGCTCGAGTCGGACAAGGCCACGCTCGACGTGCCCGCCCCCGCGGCCGGCACCATCCGCGAGGTGAAGGTGAAGGTCGGCGACCGCGTCAGCGAGGGATCGCTGGTCGTGACCCTGGAGGCGTCGGACGGGCAGGCGAAGGCGGAGGCGCCCGCGGCGCCCGCGCAGGCCGCGCCCCCGAAGCCCGCCGCCGCGGCGCCCGCGCCGGCGCCCTCCCCTGCCCCGGCTGCGCCCTCCGCGCCTCCGGCCGCGGCCTCGCCGGCGGGCGCGCCGCGCACGGTGGAGGTGAAGGTCCCGAACATCGGCGACTTCAAGGACGTCCCGGTCATCGAGGTGCTGGTGAAGCCGGGCGATCGGGTCGAGGCCGACGCGCCGCTCGCCACGCTCGAGTCGGAGAAGGCCACGCTCGACGTGCCCGCGCCCGCGGCCGGCACGATCCGCGAGGTGGCGCTGAAGGCCGGGGACAAGGTGAGCGAGGGATCGCTGGTGGCGATCCTCGACGCGGTCGCGCCCGCCGCCGCGACGACCGCCGCCGCGCCGGCCCCGTCCCAGCCCGCCGCGGCCCCCGCGGCGAAGGCCGCCGCGCCGCCGCCGGCGCCCTCCCCCGCTGCGCCGCCGGTCGCGCCGGAGACCGGTGCCCAGGGCCAGGTGCCGCACGCCTCGCCCTCGGTCCGCAAGCTCGCCCGCGAGCTGGGCGTGAACCTCGGCCGCGTCGAGGGGAGCGGCCCGCGCGGCCGCATCCTGCAGGACGACGTGCAGAAGTTCGTGAAGGCCTCGCTCGCCCGGCTCGAGTCCGGCGGCGGCGGGGGCGGCGCGCTCGACCTCGCGCCCTGGCCCAAGGTGGACTTCACCCGCTTCGGCCCGGTCGAGCGCCAGCCGCTCTCGCGCATCCGCAAGCTGTCGCGGACCAACCTGGCGCGGAACTGGGTGATGATCCCGCACGTCACCCAGTTCGACGAGGCGGACATCACCGAGCTGGAGCGCTTCCGCGTCGAGCTGAACCGCGAGCACGAGAAGCAGGGCGTCAAGGTGACGCTGCTCGCGTTCCTGGTGAAGGCCTGCGTCGCCGCCATGAGGCGGTTCCCCGAGCTGAACGCCTCGCTCGACGGCGACGAGCTGGTGCTGAAGCGCTACTTCCACGTCGGCTTCGCGGCCGACACGCCGCAGGGGCTGGTGGTCCCGGTGCTGAAGGACGCCGATCAGAAGGGCGTCCTGCAGCTCGCGAAGGAGCTGGGCGAGCTCGCCGCGAAGGCCCGCGACGGGAAGCTCTCCCCCGCCGACGTGCAGGGCGGCTGCTTCTCCATCTCCAGCCTGGGCGGCATCGGCGGCACCGCCTTCACGCCCATCATCAACGCGCCGGAGGTCGCCATCCTGGGCGTATCGCGGAGCGCCATGCGCCCGGTGTGGGACGGCACGCAGTTCCAGCCCCGGCTGATGCTGCCGCTGTCGCTCTCCTACGACCACCGCGTCATCGACGGCGCGCTGGCGGCGCGGATCACGACGTACCTGGCCCAGCTCCTCGGGGATATGCGGCG